In Thermococcus sp., the genomic stretch TGAAGATTAAGCCGACGATGGAGAACCTTGACCTTGTCATCATCGGCGCTGAATGGGGCGAAGGAAGAAGGGCACATCTTCTTGGATCTTTCTTGGTTGCTGTTTATGATCCGCAGAGTGGAGAATTTCTGCCCGTTGGAAAAGTCGGAAGTGGATTCACAGATGAGGACCTAATAGAGTTCACAAAGATGCTTAAGCCCTTGATAAAGAGGGAAGAGGGCAAGTTCGTTGAGATTGAGCCCAAGGTGGTTATCGAGGTCACATATCAGGAGATACAGAAGAGCCCCAAATACAAGAGCGGTTTCGCGCTTCGCTTCCCGCGCTTCGTGGCTTTAAGGGAAGATAAAAGTCCGGAGGAGGCCGATACAATAGACAGAATTGCCCAGCTCTACGAGCTACAGGAAAAGTTCAAGGCGAAGAAGTAAGGTTTTCCCAGCTTTCCTCTTGGGTTTCTTTCTCGGTTTTATCCCCACTAACTTCTTGAGAGCTTGAATTGAGTGTTCCCACAGTTGCTCTTCTCCGCTCGAGGAGTCTCCTTTCGTAATCCATAGCGAACCTAAATGCTCCATCAAGGGAGTTGTAGAGGTTAAAGATTGCCCACATCCCACCTAGGGCAACTATGCCAGCGATTCCCCAACCAAAGTAAAGTAAGAGGACCGGTGCATCGTAGAGGCTGTGGAGAAGGGAAGCCCGAAGGTATCCTTCAAGAAGAGAACCTCTGAGGGCACTTTCAAGGGCTACTGCCGTCCATGCAACATGGAACATCAAGATTATTATCCTAAAGAAACCAGCGAGCACGTTACCGCGAGAAATGAGAAATATGAAGTACATGAGTGCCTCTATAATTCCAAAAAAGAGGGCCACCTTTAGGGTGAGTCTCCACCGCGTCATCGTGTCCTTTTCCCGGCTAAAAAGAAAGGGGAGGAGCTTTGCCCCCTCCTCTATTGGACCGACGAAGAGCGCTAGAGCTAGAAACATGGCCGAGCTCCCCCAGAGGGGATACATCACGGCAAACTCTAAGAGAAGTGCTGTAATGAAGGCAACGACACCCCAACCGATTACCGAAAGGTTTGAGAAAGGAAAAACTGTCCTATCCGTCTCGGCCAGCCATGAGAGAGTTTTTGCAAATATCTTAACTCCGAAGATAATGGCCATGAATGCATAAATCATTACCAAAAGTTCTCCAACCATGTTACCACCGACTAACTTTGGCCGATGGTAACTTAAGTCTTTCGGTTTAACTAGATTGTGTTAAACTGAAACTCCCACGTCACCTTTTTAAACATGCCCATGAACCTCAGCCGGTGGTGTAGATGGACAAGAGAGACGAGCTAATCGAGGCCTTTTTCAGGGAGAAGGCTATACTCTTCGGCCGCTTCGTGCTGACGTCGGGGAAGGAGAGCGACTACTACATCAACGTCAAGAAGCTCATAACCAACCCGGGGGTTCTAAAGCTGATTGCAGAGCTGATGAAAGAGAAGGCTGAGGAGCTTGGAGTTGAGTTCGACAGAGTTGCGGGTCCCGAGCTCGGAGCTGTCCCTATAGCGACGGCGCTTTCCCTCGAAACGGGCAAACCCCTCGTAATCGTCAGGAAGAAGCCCAAAGGCCACGGAACCGGGAGTCAGATTGAAGGTGAGGTAAGGCCCGGAGACAGGGTTCTCCTCGTCGAGGACGTGACAACGACGGGTGGAAGCGTCCTCCGTTCGGCGAAAGTCCTTGAAAAGGAAGGGGCAAAGGTATCGGCTATCCTCGTCGTCGTTGATAGGGAGGAAGGCGCAGGGGAAAACCTGAGGGACTACACCTTTGCACCCCTAGTTACCGTCTCAGAGCTTTTCGCCAGAAGAGACTCCGTGAATGACTGACAGAAAGACCTCCTTTATCCTCTCCCAGAGGCCCTTCTTTTTTCTCCTCCCGAACACCCACTCGCTCAGAACCCTTCCCGCTGTGGTTATGTCCTTCGATGCCCTCGCGTGTGGGGAGAAGGCTATGACAGGAATTCCCTCGTTCTGGCTCGCTGGAACCGCCGGGTCGTGGGCGATAATCCCAACGACCGGGACGTTGAAGCTCCCTTCGAGGAAGTTCACTATACCTTCAATTGCCGGTTCAGCTTCGCGAACCTTGTTTATGATGACCCCAACCTTTAGGCCATAAGCCTCGCCAAGAGCCTTCAGTTTCTCGACCTCGTTCTCAACCATCCTGTGGAAGGAATGAATCGGTCCCCTCTCAACCTCGATTATGATTAGCTGATACTGAGCAAGCCTGAAGGTCGAGATTGTGTCGAAGGGTATCCCCACCGGGGAGTCTATCAGCGTAACGTCGTATTTGGCCTGGACGTCCATCACAATCTTCCTTAGCCTTCTCTGGTCTATGTTGAGAACATCGTAAAGCTTTGAACTCCCGGGAAGAATATCAACGCCGGTCCTTACGTCCCGGTAGAGGGAATCCTTAAGGCTTGACTCCTCGTTCTTAAGGAGGGTGTGGAGGTTTGTCACGGGGTTGTATATCCCGAAGTGGAAGGCGAGTTTTGGAAGGTAAAGGTCACCGTCTATCGCGAGGGTTCTGAGGCCGATTCCAGAGAGGTAAGTCGAGAGATTGGCCGTCATCGTCGTCTTCCCGGCACCACCCCTGCCAGTAATCACTATCGACACCATAAGCTCGTCTCCGATTTCCGTTGATTAAAGAAAATGATTGAAGTCAAATGTAGTCCTCAAGCGTCTTGGCCTTCACCATGATTGAGGCCTTCTCACGGCCGTAGAAGACCTCAACGAGACCTTCAGACTCCAGCTCCCTAACGGTTTTGAGCAGGGCCGGAGCGGGTGTCTCGAGCTCGGCACTGAGATTCTGGAGGGCAACGGCCCTCTTCTTGGTTGCCAAAACCTTATAGACTATATCCTTACGGCGCCCAAACATGAACCCGGCACCGATAATAGTACGCTCTCGAACTAAATAAACTTTCCGTGGACAGTTTTGGCGAACGTTCAAAGGGCAGGTTTATAAGCACTCACGAGCACCGCCGGCCATGAGGGGAGTTATTGAGAGGCTAAGCGACGAGGGACTCGGAGTCCTCAGGGATGGAAGGAAAGAAATACTCGTCCCATACACGGCGCCAGGGGACGTTGTTGAAGTCAGGAAATGGAGGAGAAAGAAAAAAAAGTTGATAGCGACCGATTTTAAAGTCGTTGAGCCCTCTGAGCTTAGGGTTGAGCCTAAATGCCCCCATTTCGGTAGGTGCGGTGGTTGTCTGCTCCAGCATGTTCCCTATAGGGAACAGCTCCGCTTTAAATCATCAAAACTTTCCAGATATCTCCGCATGAATGTCGAGGTTATGCCCTCTCCAGTAATATACGGCCATAGGAACAGGATTGATGCTGTCATTTCGACAAAAG encodes the following:
- the pyrE gene encoding orotate phosphoribosyltransferase — its product is MDKRDELIEAFFREKAILFGRFVLTSGKESDYYINVKKLITNPGVLKLIAELMKEKAEELGVEFDRVAGPELGAVPIATALSLETGKPLVIVRKKPKGHGTGSQIEGEVRPGDRVLLVEDVTTTGGSVLRSAKVLEKEGAKVSAILVVVDREEGAGENLRDYTFAPLVTVSELFARRDSVND
- a CDS encoding MinD/ParA family protein; translation: MVSIVITGRGGAGKTTMTANLSTYLSGIGLRTLAIDGDLYLPKLAFHFGIYNPVTNLHTLLKNEESSLKDSLYRDVRTGVDILPGSSKLYDVLNIDQRRLRKIVMDVQAKYDVTLIDSPVGIPFDTISTFRLAQYQLIIIEVERGPIHSFHRMVENEVEKLKALGEAYGLKVGVIINKVREAEPAIEGIVNFLEGSFNVPVVGIIAHDPAVPASQNEGIPVIAFSPHARASKDITTAGRVLSEWVFGRRKKKGLWERIKEVFLSVIHGVSSGEKL
- a CDS encoding ArsR family transcriptional regulator, whose translation is MFGRRKDIVYKVLATKKRAVALQNLSAELETPAPALLKTVRELESEGLVEVFYGREKASIMVKAKTLEDYI